Below is a window of Desulfovermiculus halophilus DSM 18834 DNA.
GCCTCCTGGCCAAGCATGCCCAGACCGGAACAATCACTGATCTCAAAGGCCTTGAAGGCAAGTTCTCCATCGGCAAGCGCGGCAGCGGGACTGAAGGATCCGGCCGGACCATCCTCAAAGCCCTGGGCATTGATCCGCAGAGCCTGAATCTGGAATATCTGGGCTACAATCCGTCGGCCATGGCCATGATGGACGGTCGTATCGTGGGCATGAACACCCCGGCCGGCCCTCCGGTGGCTGCTGTAACCCAGCTCTTTGCTCAGCTGGGGAGCAAGAAGGTCGATGTTCTCGATTTCACCGACCAGCAGCTGGAAACCATCAAAAAAGAGTATCCGATCTGGAACCGATACGTGGTCGAGGCCGGGACCTACCCGGGACAAAAAGAGGACATCAAGACCATTTCCCAGCCCAATTTCCTGGCTGTCCACCCTGATGTTTCAGAGCAAACAGTGTACATGATCACCAAAACCATTTACCAGAACCTGCCCTTTCTGCACAATATTCACAAAGCGACCAAGGCCATGTCCCTGGACAGAGCCATCAACGGGCTGCCTGTTCCCCTGCATCCGGGTGCGGTCAAGTATTACCGGGAACAGGGCATCGACATACCCGCGTCCCTGCTGGATGAAGACGGAGAAGAATAGTCGTCAGCTTCCAGCCCCCTGAATGAATGCCAACAGTCGGCCCGGCCCCCCATCTCTCTGCAAGGGGGGGCCGGTAACCCTCCGAACGAGTGCGACACTACTATGCCTCCACACCAAGATCAGCACGCCAGCGGCGCCCAGCAGGAACAAGGCGAGGTCATGGCCACCCGCCGGACCTTGACCGGGATGAACCATCACCTGATCTACTGGATGGGTGTGGCCATGTCCCTGTATCACCTCTGGGTGAATACAATCGGCATCATGCCCAACATCCAGCGCAATGCCCTGCATTTCTCCTTTGTCTGTTTTCTGGGCTACCTGATGTATCCTGTCTGCAGGCGCTGGGCGGACAAGACCCTGAAGCTGGACTATATCCTGGCCATTCTGAGTTTTTCGGCCGGACTCTATCTCATATTTTTTGAAGACGCCCTGCACGCCAGGAATGAAGTGCCCATCCTGTCCGACCTGATCTTTGCCGGGCTGGCCATAGTGCTCATGATCGAGATCACCCGCCGGGTGGCCGGGTATATCATCCCCATTCTGGCCGCGGGATTTTTGGGATACGCCCTCGGCCTGGGCACCTATTTCAGCGGGCTGTGGAAGTTCCCGGGGGTCACCCTGGAGCGCATCCTGTACCGCATGTACTTCGCCCCGGACGGCATATTCGGCAAAATCGCCACTATCTCCTCCACCTATGTCTTTCTCTTTGTCCTGTTCGCCGCCTTTCTCCTCCAGTCCGGAGCTGGAAACTTCATCATCCGTCTTTCCCTGGCCCTGATGGGCCGGATGACCGGCGGCCCGGCCAAGATGGCCGTATTCGCCAGCGGGCTGATGGGGTCCATATCCGGCAGTGCTGTGGCTAACACCGTGGGGACCGGATCGATCACCATCCCCTTGATGAAGAAGGTCGGTCTCAAGCCTCAGTTTGCTGGCGGAGTGGAAGCCGCAGCCTCCACCGGAGGGCAGCTTTTGCCCCCGATCATGGGGGCCGGGGCCTTCATCATGAGCCAGTGGACGCAAATCCCCTATCTGACCATTATCGGCGTGGCCACCATCCCGGCCCTTATGTACTTCCTGTCCATTGCCTTCTTCATTCATCTGCGGGCCAAGAAGCACCGCCTGGAGGTCCTCAGCCCGGAGGAGATGCCGGCCATTGGCCAGGTGATCAAGGAAGGCTGGAACTTCCTTATTCCCCTCGGGGTGCTCGTTGTTCTCCTCCTGCAGGGGTATACCCCCACCTATGCCGCCTCAGCCGGCATCCTGGCCATTGTGGTATCCAGCTGGATCAACCCCCACACCCGGATGAGCCCTCGGGACATCATGGACGCCCTGGCCAAAGGGGCCGGGAACATGGTCACCACCGGGGTCATTCTCCTCTGTTCCGGGATCGTTGTCGGTATTGTCCTCATGGTCGGTGCGGGCATGAAGTTCTCCATGCTCATCACCAGCATTGCCGGCGGCAGCCTGTTCATCACTATAGTCCTGGTTGCCCTGGCCTCCCTCATTTTAGGCATGGGCCTGCCGGTCACCGCCTCGTACATTGTCCTGGCCGTCCTGGCCGCTCCCTCAATGTCCATGCTGGGCACCTCGGTCCTGGCCGCCCATATGCTCATCTTCTGGTTCTCCCAGGACGCGAATGTGACTCCGCCGGTGTGTCTGGCCGCCTATGCAGCATCAGGGGTGGCAGGAAGCAAGCCCCTGGCCACCGGATTTGAATCCTGGAA
It encodes the following:
- a CDS encoding TAXI family TRAP transporter solute-binding subunit, whose amino-acid sequence is MYSKLLSIVIGVCLVFSLQTQKAEAAESLIIATATTGGTYYPVGVALGTLISIKLAKEHGITATAINSAGSGENVQMLKNKEAQLAILQSLFGLNAYQGKGPYKDRAVTDFRSVTMLWENVEHFSLLAKHAQTGTITDLKGLEGKFSIGKRGSGTEGSGRTILKALGIDPQSLNLEYLGYNPSAMAMMDGRIVGMNTPAGPPVAAVTQLFAQLGSKKVDVLDFTDQQLETIKKEYPIWNRYVVEAGTYPGQKEDIKTISQPNFLAVHPDVSEQTVYMITKTIYQNLPFLHNIHKATKAMSLDRAINGLPVPLHPGAVKYYREQGIDIPASLLDEDGEE
- a CDS encoding TRAP transporter permease; this encodes MPPHQDQHASGAQQEQGEVMATRRTLTGMNHHLIYWMGVAMSLYHLWVNTIGIMPNIQRNALHFSFVCFLGYLMYPVCRRWADKTLKLDYILAILSFSAGLYLIFFEDALHARNEVPILSDLIFAGLAIVLMIEITRRVAGYIIPILAAGFLGYALGLGTYFSGLWKFPGVTLERILYRMYFAPDGIFGKIATISSTYVFLFVLFAAFLLQSGAGNFIIRLSLALMGRMTGGPAKMAVFASGLMGSISGSAVANTVGTGSITIPLMKKVGLKPQFAGGVEAAASTGGQLLPPIMGAGAFIMSQWTQIPYLTIIGVATIPALMYFLSIAFFIHLRAKKHRLEVLSPEEMPAIGQVIKEGWNFLIPLGVLVVLLLQGYTPTYAASAGILAIVVSSWINPHTRMSPRDIMDALAKGAGNMVTTGVILLCSGIVVGIVLMVGAGMKFSMLITSIAGGSLFITIVLVALASLILGMGLPVTASYIVLAVLAAPSMSMLGTSVLAAHMLIFWFSQDANVTPPVCLAAYAASGVAGSKPLATGFESWKLAKGLYIIPLLFVYSPLLFQGPTWAVLETAVLATLGLYCAAAFFEGFHLYDLTWIMRLVMLGAAGLMLWPNLALHGLGFTLFALASGIQLIIKSRHNRYVALAP